One window of the Procambarus clarkii isolate CNS0578487 chromosome 89, FALCON_Pclarkii_2.0, whole genome shotgun sequence genome contains the following:
- the LOC123773442 gene encoding phenazine biosynthesis-like domain-containing protein, which produces MKLQLFTVDAFTDQPFSGNPAAVIPLTQVVEEEVLQRLAEELNLSETAYVSPKATPPATTQEDPWVRCSRFTLRWFTPTTEVPLCGHATLATAHVLFHCLGNLSSRLEFETQSGVLVARREGHHIVLDFPANPPVPLTALEETQLARLLKVVTGDLQVKHLLLSHTTKKLLVSLHACTREQLETLQLDTGAILDLHDGSLVKGVIFTTRGTQTLASSTQAGELDPSEYHCFSRYFAPWNGIPEDPVTGSAHTVLGPYWSKELGITTLRCRQCSARGGDVRVTVRPDGRVDLAGRATTLIQGYITL; this is translated from the exons ATGAAGCTGCAACTCTTCACAGTGGATGCGTTCACCGACCAGCCCTTCTCTGGCAACCCCGCAGCGGTGATACCGCTAACACAG gttgtagaggaagaggtgcTACAGAGGCTGGCGGAGGAGCTAAACCTTTCTGAAACCGCTTATGTGAGTCCCAAGGCCACGCCCCCCGCCACGACGCAGGAAGATCCCTGGGTGCGGTGTTCAAGGTTCACACTCCGATGGTTCACGCCCACCACTGAGGTCCCATTGTGCGGACACGCCACCCTCGCCACCGCTCACGTCCTCTTCCATTGCCTAG GGAATTTGAGTAGCCGGCTGGAGTTCGAGACACAGAGTGGCGTGCTAGTGGCTAGGAGAGAGGGTCACCACATCGTCCTCGACTTCCCAGCCAACCCTCCCGTGCCCCTGACGGCCCTCGAGGAGACCCAGTTGGCCAGGCTTCTGAAGGTGGTGACGGGGGACCTGCAGGTGAAGCATCTCTTGctctcccacaccaccaagaAGCTCCTGGTCAGCCTACACGCCTGCACCAG AGAACAGCTGGAGACCTTGCAGCTAGACACAGGAGCCATCTTGGACCTACACGATGGCTCGCTGGTGAAGGGCGTCATCTTCACTACACGGGGAACCCAGACCCTCGCCAGCAGCACTCAAGCTGGGGAGCTGGATCCTTCAGAGTATCATTGTTTCTCACGGTACTTTGCTCCATGGAATGGTATTCCCGAGGACCCTGTCACAG GATCAGCTCACACTGTCCTGGGCCCCTACTGGTCAAAGGAACTTGGGATTACGACTCTCAGAT GTCGCCAGTGCTCGGCCCGCGGCGGTGACGTGCGGGTCACGGTGAGGCCGGACGGTCGGGTGGACCTCGCGGGTCGGGCCACTACCCTCATCCAGGGATACATTACCCTCTAA
- the LOC123773443 gene encoding L-xylulose reductase: MGKFTGRRALVTGAGAGIGRGLAIKLVGMGAQVFALSRTADHLESLKAECPAVQTICVDLSDWTATREAVEKITPIDLLVNNAAYATLAPFLTTSPESFDKVFNVNVKAVMNVSQVVAGDLITRGQRGCIVNLSSQAGQRALKDHTVYCSSKGALDMLTKVMALELAPKGIRVNAVSPTVVMTAMGRVGWSDPAKAEPMLARIPQGRFAEVDDVVNAVVYLLSEESNMVNGHLLPVDGGFLAA; encoded by the coding sequence ATGGGAAAATTTACGGGCCGGCGTGCGCTAGTGACAGGTGCTGGAGCCGGAATTGGTCGTGGCCTGGCTATTAAGTTAGTGGGAATGGGTGCACAAGTGTTCGCTCTCAGCAGGACAGCCGACCACTTGGAATCATTAAAAGCAGAATGCCCAGCCGTCCAGACCATCTGTGTTGATTTGAGTGACTGGACCGCGACTAGGGAAGCTGTGGAGAAAATTACGCCTATAGACTTGTTGGTAAACAACGCAGCATATGCTACCTTAGCACCTTTCTTGACGACGTCACCGGAGAGCTTCGATAAGGTGTTCAATGTGAACGTGAAGGCGGTGATGAACGTGTCGCAAGTGGTGGCGGGCGACCTCATAACAAGAGGACAGAGGGGTTGCATCGTTAACCTGTCTTCTCAAGCGGGGCAACGAGCGTTGAAGGACCACACTGTGTACTGCTCTTCCAAAGGGGCACTGGACATGCTGACCAAGGTCATGGCACTGGAGCTGGCACCAAAGGGGATCCGGGTGAATGCCGTGTCCCCCACTGTGGTCATGACGGCCATGGGACGCGTGGGGTGGTCGGaccctgctaaagctgaacccatgttggccagGATACCACAGGGAAGGTTTGCTGAGGTGGATGACGTGGTCAACGCCGTCGTCTACCTCCTGTCTGAAGAGAGCAACATGGTCAACGGCCATCTTCTTCCTGTTGACGGCGGCTTCTTGGCCGCCTAG